The sequence below is a genomic window from Trichosurus vulpecula isolate mTriVul1 chromosome 5, mTriVul1.pri, whole genome shotgun sequence.
TCCTCACCTCATAGCACTGCTCACAGTAAGGTGCCCCTTCAAGGCTATAGAACTGCTGCCCCTGCAGCTGCCGCTCACACTGGTGGCATGTGAAACACGTGACGTGGAAAAGACTCCCTAGTGCCCGGACCGCAGGCTGGGAACGTACCAGGGCCTGGTGGCACCGACCACAGTATtctggagggaagaaggaggggaataCTGGGACAATGGAAATGGCAGGAAGGACATGGGAGGGGAGCCAAAAGGTACCAGTCACAACAATCAGGAGAAAGGCTAGCTAGAGATAGGGAACATAGTGGAATGGCATGACCTGTTCAGGAccttattgggggaggggaacttGAGTCTCACCATCGGTGGGGAGCTTGTTATTGGATGGCTGCTCCATGTCCCTCATTAGCTGCTGTGTCAATTCTTCCAGCTCTTCTACCTCCCgaagagtcagaggtcctggggcCCCAGGAGGGCGCACCTAGAACCCCAACAGCCTTGGTTTTTCTCTGCAAATTCTTTTAGCACGGCTTTCATTTTAGTCTTCCCCAGCTGTCTCACCATCTGCCCCTCCACCCACTGCCAAGGTTTTGTCCTAATTACTAAAGCCCCCAGTGCCCCACACCACCCCCCTCCACATCTACCCAGGAGGAAGGAAAACAGGTTATGGCCACCCCTACTTACTCCAGACCTTATGTAGCCCCTAGACACATTTTAATCCCTTTTTCCCCCAAAGCAAAGTATCACAGACAACTGAGGAATAGGACTTGTGCAGATACAGGCCACACACATTGCTCAGATCACCATAGCACTGGACATATACGCCACAGACACACCAGGGCCAGAGATTATAGCATTCTAGtggtggaagggatcttagaaatcactTAGTATAACTGTGACATTTtaaaaggtaaagaaactgaggcccggagagatACCAGTTTGCCCCAAGCCACACAGTGGCACAGCTGGGGCTGAACCGGGATCTTCTAGTGCCCAGACCggggctctttccattacacctcATGTAAGAGGGCAGAAATAAGCAGAATTCTCCACTGAGACAGACCATCTATGACAATTTTAAAACCAAGTGCACAGAAATCAGTACAAAACCTATACTTttagagggattttttttaaatacttaagtGGAAACTCTCATAGGTTGAGTCAACTTTGTTAACACCTAATGACTAGGGTAATAACAAGGGAGGATGCTTAATGACTCCCAGGACCCAAACACAGAAGCCTCAcagaatacataaatacatagaccCCTATAGCACATGCATAGCCCCCATCTCCAAAGAACATACACACCAGAGGCCACCTACCCGTCCCAACTGCTGCTGAGCAACCCTGCCAGCATTGAAATATAACATAGGGCAGGAAGATCAGGTTAAACCCAAGATGCTGCCTATGGGGCCCCTTAACCATCCCACTTCTGAATTCTCCCACTGGGGATCTCAGGGCCCCAAGTTGGAATGGGGACTTTTGGAGCCCACAGACTGGGCCCAAAGCactggggggcagggaagggggatgTGGGGGTGGGAGTATCATAGATGGACTTATATATGTGGATACAACCAGCCATTTtagccctccccccaaaaaactatcCATTAGGAAAGCCTAGCACACTTGGGACCAGGTGAAATAGCCCAGACCACACCGGCATCCTATTACCATCTCCTGGACACTACTAGAGAAAAGGAGTGCTGACTTTGCTACAAATCCATGGTCTCTGACTTCAATTGGACCCAACTGCTGCTCAGCAGTTGTTATtcagctctccctccctctctactgCATACCCCCGGCAGCTGTTTCAAACCTTTTTCCACTCTTCAAGCCCCCAATCTCCATTCCATTCCACCACCACTCCCTCACTCCCAACAGATGACTTCATCCCCTACTAAATTCCCTCTTATCCACCTCTATCTCCAAACATCTCTGAAGCCACACTATTTTTAATACCAATTCTCAAAAAATCTTccttcatcctctcctccttcctgcctGTCTCAAAGGAAGAAGTACATCCTCTTTCCCATGGCCTAGGCATCCATCTTTGGTCTTATAACCATCCACTACTGCCTCTTCCTTATGTCAAGACCAACCCCAccccccgttttacagatgaggaatttggggCCCAGAAAGCTTAagatacttgcccaaggtcacacaggcaataagcaGCTGAGCTCGAATTTGAATTGTTCCAATTACCTCCCTTCTGATCTCTATTTCCACTATCTTCACAAGTTTTCCCTGCTttaaacacaccaaaaaaaaaaaaaacaaaacccagaactTCTTTCAACCTGGCTACCCCAAGGCATCTTCAAGTTTACCGCTTCGACCATCTGATCATTTCTTCAGTTCTCATAATTTGCCCTCACCACTCCACTGAAACAGCCATCaatcaccggccctggagtcaggaggacctgagttcaaatccggccttagacacctgacatacttactaggctgtgtgaccttgggcaagtcacttaaccccaattgccctgccttcccccctccaaaaaaaaagaacaaaaagaaacagcCACCAAAGGTCCCAGATAACCCTCTAATGACCAAATGTCCTGGCCTTTCCTTAcatttcattctccttgaccaaCACTGTGGACAAGCCCATATTTCTTGAAGTTCTCTCTTCTGACTTCCATATCATTGAGCCATGAAAGTCTCCTTTACTGGTTGCGTTGCACttcacttcctccttccccccttcaatGTGGGTGTTCCTCAAAGTCTGGTCCTCATTCTacttcaatctcatttttaacTTCTAAGTGGACAACCCCACACAGATGTCCTCCTCACACATAACTAAAACAGACTTCTCCCACTTTCCCCAAAACCAGATCTTTCTTCTGATTTACTCTCACCTGAGAGAAGGAATGCCTTCCTTCTCTCAGTCACCTAAGTTGAAAGCCTCAAAGCcatccctcccactcctcccatgTCTAGTCACCAGGACTTGTCGATTCTGCTCATCTCTCACCTccaccctccccttctttcccattGCGCCCCCCAGGTAACTCAATCCTGGACTACCACAACAAGTCTCTCCCCCCAATCTATCCTATAAATGTCTTCCCAATTAGTCTTTCATCAAAAACCTTCCCATTGCCTACAGAAAAATATTGGAAAGACAGAACATCTAATCAGTCCCATACCAACTATTCCAAACTTATCTCCCACTACTCCCCGAGGCTGATAACTCTGCAATCTAGCTAAACTCAAAGCCAACTTGTTCCGGTAACATTTCACATATATTCCTAACCACCATACTTTTTCTATCACTATTCACTCTGCCCCTTATTCCCATTCCCTAGAGCCCAGGATGCCCTCACTTTCCTTTCTACATAAGTCCtacccttccttcaaggcccagctctggTTCTATTTCTTTCATGAAGTCTTCCCCAAATGTCTCAGCTCTGGGGAATTTCTCTCCattctggatttattttccataCTCTTTGGCACAGGACAGAATACTTCAGTATGAGCTAAGTATTTTTATGTATACATCCTGTTCTCCCTAACTAGATGGGGAGCCTCTCAAAAACAGCCCATGTCATATTTATTAACAAActctagcacctggcacattACTCtaccatagtaggtacttaataaatgttgataatATTACTAATGATGCTATTGCTAGAAAGCTCCCTAGGCCCAGACCAACCCCCACGAAGTGAGTAATGACCATTCAGGAAACATTGTGAACAGCTGATAAGAGAAAGCCAGTTGATCAGACTCCTTTAGTCTCCCATTGCTGAAGGGGAAGAACTCAGAAAGGACTAAGTGGAAAAGTATCTAAATGCTGACATAGTGATGGAGTCTTGAGTCCAGGCCCAGAGTAAAGTAACTTAGTTTGGAGCCCCACTAACAAACTCTTAAGTATTCAGGGCTTCTGTAAATTTAGTGCTTTCACTTACCCACTCCCAGCCCTGCCCCACCCAAACACCCAGACCCTTCCAGGTCCCTCCTCTGGGGGTGctgtttccctccttccctttgatTGCCCCACTACTCCAAGCAGAGGAAAATCACCCACTCTTATTCCAACTTTGGGTTCCAGAAAGCCCTGACTTTATATTTGGCCCCTCCTCTTGCTCCTACTTTTCAGACCCATCTAGTTCCCCCTCACCTGGTCCTGGGCAGGAGGGGGGACTGGACGTTGTTTCTCCTGAACACGGGGCTTCTCTCTTTGTTGAGCATAGGTGAAGCTGGGAGGCTGGGGCTGTTGAGGGGATCCTGTAGCAGTGGGGGGTGAAGGACCCCCCTTCTTATGAGGGGGACCCCCAGGTGCTGGAGGGCTAAACTTAGGGGTCCCAGGAGGGAATTTGGAAGCCACAGCATTAACCTTGGGGGTAGGAGTTGGGGCTGAGGTTAAGGCTGGGGCTGGAGGTCGAACTACAGAAGGAGCTGCAGCTGGGGCTGAAGCCAGAGGTGGAGCTGGAGCCGGGGGACCTCGAGGCTGTGTGCTTAAGGTCTTAGACACAGATACAGAATGGGACTGAGGAGGGCTAGTAGGAGCCAACCAAGGAGGAAGAGGTGCTGTGCTGGAAGCTGCAGATGGGACAGTTGGCTTGGGAGGGAATTGGGGGACAGTTGGCTTGGGAGGGAATTGGGGGGCAGCTGGGGGAGGCACAGATCCAGATGAAACCTGCAGGGTAGGAGAGTTCGGGGAAAATTGGGTTAGAGAAGGTATTGCCtatcataacacacacacacacacacacacacacatacacattgctGACCTCCCCCACTAACCTACCCCATCCCTCACCCTGGGTTTGAAGGGATCATTCCGGGCCATGTCATCCAACAGGGAGGACAGAGATTCCATCTCCAGGTCAATGCTGCTCACCTTTCCTCTGGGCTGAAGAGTAAAGAGTTTGAGGACCCAGCCAGACTTCTTTATACACCCTACATTGCGTTTAAGAACTCCCCTTCCCCAAGGATATCCTAGTCCTGCACAGCCTGTGGGGCTATATGGAAGTTTCACGCACAgttcccttcccccactgaaTATTTCTCTGCCCATAACTGGAGAAAGCCAAGTAGAAATCGTAGGCCTTCTTCTGGTCCTTCAGCCCTTTTATGGAGTATGAATTTCAGCCTAGTCAgtgctcctttcccttccctcacctGAT
It includes:
- the ZYX gene encoding zyxin, encoding MAAPRPPPVISVSVSAPAFYAPQKKFGPVVAPKPKVNPFRAGATENPPGPGAQRAQMGKVGEIPPPPPEDFPLPPPPLLPGDDGEASLGGPFPPPPPPFEEPFPPAPEEETFPSPPPPLEEEVGVEPPAPTHQPRGKVSSIDLEMESLSSLLDDMARNDPFKPRVSSGSVPPPAAPQFPPKPTVPQFPPKPTVPSAASSTAPLPPWLAPTSPPQSHSVSVSKTLSTQPRGPPAPAPPLASAPAAAPSVVRPPAPALTSAPTPTPKVNAVASKFPPGTPKFSPPAPGGPPHKKGGPSPPTATGSPQQPQPPSFTYAQQREKPRVQEKQRPVPPPAQDQVRPPGAPGPLTLREVEELEELTQQLMRDMEQPSNNKLPTDEYCGRCHQALVRSQPAVRALGSLFHVTCFTCHQCERQLQGQQFYSLEGAPYCEQCYENTLEKCSTCGQPITERMLRATGRAFHPQCFTCVVCACPLEGTSFIVDQANRPHCVPDYHRQYAPRCSVCAEPIMPEPGRDETVRVVALDKNFHMKCYKCEDCGKPLSIEADENGCFPLDGHVLCRHCHTTRAQT